From the genome of Geminocystis herdmanii PCC 6308, one region includes:
- a CDS encoding alpha/beta fold hydrolase — MKIQENKIKVSSLEWFYREGLPSENSDKTPVVLLHGLMSQSFCWLEIMPILAEYGYRSIAPDWLGWGLSDKPDKRDFAYTPSAYVTAFKEFIEELNLEKISLVVQGFLATVGIQYALQYPDKIDKLIILNTPIYSTAKLPWQIAQCGFPLLGDMVTQDPLIVDRTLEKGSGFVISDNNLAFYRKPIVTSSLAGRTLVTVVKKLNLKQVITDIELGLKQWEKPCLIIWGKDDPWLDFEPVETLVKSNKNLKLITLEEAKHYPQEHFSKEIAPKLINFL; from the coding sequence ATGAAAATTCAAGAAAATAAGATCAAAGTTTCCTCTTTAGAGTGGTTTTATCGGGAAGGTTTACCGTCAGAAAATAGTGATAAAACTCCCGTAGTTTTACTTCATGGTTTGATGTCTCAAAGTTTTTGTTGGCTTGAGATTATGCCTATTTTAGCAGAATATGGTTATCGATCGATCGCTCCTGATTGGTTAGGTTGGGGGTTATCAGACAAACCCGATAAACGAGATTTTGCCTATACTCCTTCCGCTTATGTAACGGCGTTTAAAGAGTTTATTGAGGAGTTAAATTTAGAAAAAATATCTTTAGTGGTGCAAGGTTTTTTAGCAACTGTTGGCATTCAATATGCTTTGCAATATCCCGATAAAATTGATAAATTAATTATCTTAAATACTCCTATTTATTCTACAGCAAAATTACCTTGGCAAATTGCTCAATGTGGTTTTCCCCTATTAGGTGATATGGTAACACAAGACCCGTTAATTGTCGATCGAACTTTAGAAAAAGGCTCAGGTTTTGTGATTTCTGACAATAATTTAGCCTTTTATCGTAAACCTATTGTTACCTCATCTTTAGCAGGTAGAACATTAGTAACAGTGGTAAAAAAATTAAACTTAAAACAAGTAATTACTGACATTGAATTAGGTTTAAAACAATGGGAAAAACCTTGTTTAATTATCTGGGGAAAAGATGATCCTTGGTTAGATTTTGAGCCTGTAGAAACCTTAGTTAAAAGTAATAAAAATCTTAAATTAATTACCCTAGAAGAAGCAAAACACTATCCTCAAGAACATTTTTCTAAGGAAATAGCACCGAAATTAATTAACTTTTTATAA
- a CDS encoding Ni/Fe hydrogenase subunit alpha: MSKTVIIDPVTRIEGHAKISIYLDDRGEVNNARFHVVEFRGFEKFCEGRPMFEMAGITARICGICPVSHLLASAKTGDKILGVKIPPTGEKLRRMMNLAQITQSHALSFFHLSSPDFLLGWDSNPSTRNVFGLMATDPDLARAGIRLRAFGQNIIEILGARKIHAAWAVPGGVRSPLTEHNRQWIEDNLPEAKKTTALALNLFKKLLDSELSSEIDIFGKFDSLFMGLVAPDGTWEHYGGHLRFIDSEGNIVADGLSEDNYQDFLGEAVENWSYLKFPYYKPLGYPNGIYRVGPLARLNVCDRIGTLQADQELQEFRHRAGSRVATSSFFYHYARLIEIVACLEAIEKLIHDPDILSTRVRAEAGINYLKGIGVSEAPRGTLFHDYEVDDNGLIKKVNLIIATGQNNLAMNQTVTQIAKHYIHGEEIPEGMLNRVEAGIRCFDPCLSCSTHAIGQMPLHIELLNYEGKIIKEKYKN; the protein is encoded by the coding sequence ATGTCAAAAACAGTTATTATTGATCCTGTTACTCGTATCGAAGGACACGCTAAAATTTCTATTTATTTAGACGATCGAGGAGAGGTAAATAATGCCCGTTTTCATGTAGTAGAATTTCGGGGTTTTGAGAAATTTTGCGAAGGTCGCCCCATGTTTGAAATGGCGGGAATTACTGCCCGTATTTGTGGTATTTGCCCTGTTAGTCACTTATTAGCATCTGCGAAAACTGGAGATAAAATTTTAGGAGTAAAAATCCCTCCAACAGGGGAAAAATTACGCCGTATGATGAATTTAGCGCAGATAACTCAATCCCATGCTCTTTCGTTTTTTCATCTCAGTAGCCCTGATTTTCTTTTAGGTTGGGACTCCAATCCCTCTACCCGTAATGTTTTTGGCTTGATGGCGACTGATCCAGATTTGGCTCGTGCCGGTATCCGTTTACGCGCTTTTGGTCAAAACATTATTGAAATACTCGGGGCAAGAAAAATTCATGCCGCTTGGGCTGTACCCGGAGGAGTGCGATCGCCCTTAACCGAACATAATCGCCAGTGGATTGAAGATAATTTGCCTGAAGCGAAGAAAACCACCGCTTTAGCTCTAAATCTGTTTAAAAAGCTCTTAGATAGCGAATTAAGCTCAGAAATCGATATATTTGGTAAATTTGACTCTTTATTTATGGGTTTAGTTGCCCCTGATGGCACTTGGGAACACTACGGCGGACATCTACGATTCATCGACAGTGAAGGCAATATCGTTGCCGATGGTTTGAGTGAGGATAACTATCAAGACTTTCTAGGGGAAGCGGTGGAAAATTGGTCTTATCTCAAATTCCCTTACTATAAACCTTTAGGCTATCCTAATGGTATCTATAGGGTAGGTCCTTTGGCAAGATTAAATGTGTGCGATCGTATTGGCACACTCCAAGCAGATCAGGAGCTACAAGAATTTCGTCATCGTGCTGGTAGTCGTGTCGCTACGTCTTCATTCTTTTATCATTATGCCCGTTTAATTGAGATTGTCGCCTGTTTAGAAGCCATTGAAAAGTTAATACACGATCCCGACATTTTGTCAACCAGAGTCAGGGCAGAGGCAGGAATTAACTACTTAAAAGGAATAGGAGTAAGTGAAGCGCCCAGAGGTACACTTTTTCACGATTACGAAGTTGATGATAATGGCTTAATCAAAAAAGTTAACTTGATTATTGCCACAGGGCAAAATAACCTTGCTATGAATCAAACCGTTACCCAGATTGCTAAACATTATATTCATGGAGAAGAAATACCCGAAGGAATGTTAAACCGTGTAGAAGCAGGTATTCGTTGTTTCGATCCTTGTTTAAGTTGCTCGACTCATGCCATCGGACAGATGCCACTACACATCGAATTATTAAATTATGAGGGGAAAATTATTAAGGAAAAATACAAAAATTAA
- a CDS encoding YaaW family protein — translation MVDELRTVLELATEDELQQVTNILFSRRLNPLDYLQTPEPLDVQSYDWHTWLDTLENRFRFLAADGITVLRGQTQKIGYRDVLIQVCRYLKISYAQQMSTIEIESEIFLNLLQKAWHKLPPSEQKSLKNKVISSLADSTNPEPLPLNLQHDPLKILLQGGSLVAVSSILKPWLLQKIAQQFALHFATYQVAKTSLIQGGIATATQLQHQIALQMAKRGMIISTARYTAVKGIFAFLGPVLWGCFLADLGWRTIAVNYTRIIPVIFTLAQIRLTRGYDWEEIPC, via the coding sequence ATGGTAGATGAATTAAGAACCGTTTTAGAATTAGCAACCGAAGATGAATTGCAACAAGTCACCAATATTCTTTTTTCTCGTCGATTAAATCCGTTAGATTACTTACAAACTCCAGAACCTTTAGATGTGCAAAGCTACGATTGGCATACTTGGTTAGATACTTTAGAAAATCGTTTCCGTTTTTTAGCGGCTGATGGTATAACTGTATTGCGTGGACAAACTCAGAAGATTGGCTATCGAGATGTTTTGATTCAAGTATGTCGTTATCTCAAAATTTCTTATGCTCAACAAATGAGTACGATCGAAATTGAAAGTGAAATATTTTTAAATTTGCTCCAAAAAGCATGGCACAAATTACCGCCATCAGAGCAAAAATCCCTCAAAAATAAGGTAATTTCTTCTTTAGCAGACAGTACAAATCCCGAACCTTTACCGCTAAACTTACAACATGATCCTCTAAAAATTTTACTACAAGGGGGAAGTTTAGTCGCCGTGAGTTCTATCTTAAAACCTTGGCTACTACAAAAAATTGCCCAACAATTCGCCCTACATTTTGCAACCTATCAAGTAGCGAAAACAAGTCTTATTCAAGGAGGCATCGCTACGGCAACCCAATTACAACATCAAATTGCTTTACAAATGGCAAAGCGAGGTATGATAATTAGTACCGCTAGATATACCGCTGTTAAAGGTATTTTTGCCTTTTTAGGTCCTGTTTTGTGGGGTTGTTTCCTGGCTGATTTGGGGTGGAGGACGATCGCAGTCAACTATACAAGAATTATACCCGTCATCTTCACTTTAGCTCAAATTCGTCTAACCCGTGGCTACGACTGGGAAGAAATTCCTTGTTAA
- a CDS encoding HNH endonuclease, with protein MKKTPRIPIPIEVRKYVYNRDKNQCQSCGKKLTETTLNIDHIIPLAKGGSNDISNLQTLCQDCNQEKKAKIDHRFRRHFTN; from the coding sequence ATGAAAAAAACTCCTCGTATTCCTATCCCGATCGAAGTGAGAAAATATGTATATAATAGGGACAAAAATCAGTGTCAAAGTTGCGGAAAAAAATTGACAGAAACGACTTTGAATATTGATCATATTATCCCTTTAGCTAAAGGAGGAAGTAATGATATAAGTAATTTACAAACCCTTTGTCAAGACTGTAATCAAGAGAAAAAAGCCAAGATTGATCATCGTTTTCGCCGTCATTTTACTAACTAA
- the mraY gene encoding phospho-N-acetylmuramoyl-pentapeptide-transferase: METNTSSVKRLFNPSGWFLLGFLALILIVVAFTFLDAVAILPLFLSSIVSAILGYIVVPVLQKIKASQIIQEDGPQSHLKKAGTPTMGGIFFIPTAVIIGLIMGRFTPEVIAVALVTLAYGFIGWVDDWQILRKKTNMGLTPKQKLVLQIAFAVVFCFWMSISQPDSITNVSLPFNIILPLSFLFWFVAIFVIVAESNATNLTDGVDGLAGGTGAIAFLGLGILTGVNHPDLLAFCLAISGGCLGFIVHNRNKASVFMGDTGSLALGAGLAAVGILSQNLWALFIISLLFFIESLSVIAQVSYYKATKDQHGKGKRLFKMAPIHHHLELSGWTETQIVGAFYVINTILILLVLMKLKIY, from the coding sequence ATGGAAACTAATACCTCCTCTGTTAAGCGCCTTTTTAATCCGTCGGGATGGTTTTTGCTGGGTTTTTTAGCCTTGATTTTAATTGTCGTTGCTTTCACTTTCCTTGATGCTGTAGCAATTTTACCTCTGTTTTTAAGCTCGATCGTCAGTGCGATATTAGGTTATATCGTTGTACCTGTTTTACAAAAAATTAAAGCATCTCAAATAATACAAGAAGATGGACCTCAAAGTCACCTCAAAAAAGCTGGTACACCTACTATGGGGGGAATTTTCTTCATTCCTACGGCGGTAATTATCGGCTTAATCATGGGAAGATTTACTCCAGAAGTTATAGCTGTGGCTTTAGTAACTCTTGCCTATGGATTTATCGGTTGGGTAGATGATTGGCAAATTTTGCGCAAAAAAACCAATATGGGATTAACTCCTAAGCAAAAATTAGTTTTACAAATCGCTTTTGCCGTGGTTTTCTGCTTTTGGATGTCTATAAGTCAACCTGATTCTATTACTAACGTTAGTTTACCCTTCAATATTATTTTACCCCTGAGTTTTCTTTTCTGGTTTGTAGCTATTTTTGTTATCGTAGCGGAAAGTAATGCCACTAACTTGACTGATGGTGTTGATGGTTTAGCAGGAGGTACAGGTGCGATCGCATTTTTAGGTTTAGGTATTTTAACAGGTGTAAATCACCCTGACTTACTCGCTTTTTGTTTGGCTATTAGCGGAGGATGTCTTGGTTTTATCGTTCATAATCGAAATAAAGCCTCGGTATTCATGGGAGATACTGGTTCATTAGCACTAGGGGCTGGATTAGCGGCAGTGGGTATTTTGAGTCAAAATTTATGGGCATTATTTATTATTAGTTTATTATTTTTTATTGAGTCTTTATCGGTAATTGCTCAAGTAAGTTATTATAAAGCGACAAAGGATCAACATGGAAAAGGAAAAAGACTATTTAAAATGGCGCCGATTCATCATCATTTAGAATTAAGTGGTTGGACAGAAACTCAAATTGTGGGGGCATTTTATGTTATTAACACGATCTTAATTTTATTGGTGTTGATGAAATTAAAAATATATTAA
- the speB gene encoding agmatinase, which produces MKQFLESEIQSTYEESKVVILPIPYEATTTYRKGCEHGPDAILSASDQLECYDEELDIETCFKTAIFTSNYIADTRLNNLLTADEMLKVTTDTVKQFIQDGKFVIALGGEHAITTGVVQAYQQSLDEPFTVVQIDAHGDMRHEFEGSIHNHACVMRRVLELGLPTLPVGIRAICQEEATLIREQNIPVMWARDIYYNSDWMERSIENIKTKKVFITIDLDGIDPSLMPGVGTPEPGGLDWYQLLAFMRLIFAKFEVIGCDIMELAPTKDSVVSEFTAAKLIYKLIGYQFLNQH; this is translated from the coding sequence ATGAAACAATTTTTAGAGTCAGAAATTCAGTCCACCTACGAAGAATCAAAAGTCGTTATTTTACCTATTCCTTATGAAGCTACTACCACCTATCGAAAAGGTTGTGAACATGGGCCAGATGCTATTTTAAGCGCTTCTGATCAACTAGAATGTTATGATGAAGAATTAGACATAGAAACTTGTTTTAAAACTGCCATTTTTACCTCTAATTATATTGCGGATACAAGGCTAAATAATTTGCTGACTGCTGATGAAATGTTGAAAGTTACTACCGATACGGTAAAACAATTTATTCAAGATGGAAAATTTGTCATTGCCTTAGGTGGTGAACACGCTATCACGACAGGAGTTGTTCAAGCCTATCAACAGAGTTTAGATGAACCTTTTACAGTGGTGCAAATTGATGCTCACGGTGATATGCGTCATGAGTTTGAAGGCTCAATTCATAATCATGCTTGTGTGATGCGTAGAGTTTTAGAGTTAGGATTACCGACTTTACCCGTAGGAATTCGTGCTATTTGTCAGGAAGAAGCTACTTTAATTCGAGAACAAAATATTCCCGTTATGTGGGCAAGGGATATATACTATAACTCGGATTGGATGGAAAGATCGATCGAAAATATTAAGACGAAAAAAGTATTTATTACCATTGATTTAGACGGAATTGATCCTAGTTTAATGCCGGGAGTTGGCACACCTGAACCGGGTGGTTTAGACTGGTATCAATTATTAGCATTTATGCGATTAATTTTCGCTAAATTTGAAGTTATTGGCTGTGATATTATGGAATTAGCGCCAACAAAAGACTCCGTTGTTTCTGAATTTACGGCGGCCAAATTAATCTATAAATTAATTGGTTATCAATTCTTAAATCAACATTAG
- a CDS encoding DUF4230 domain-containing protein — MNTFKTFMINPRLFKTTMFLSGSGFTLAILLGLFGIWKTTDNFIQGVSNLFRHEVTSPNVTNPHVIVKQVQMVSELTTSVFVMDSIVPTSSSRKIGNWVVGETNLLYVARGEVKAGLDLSAITVDDVVIDKNKITITLPPVKILDEKIDVNQSQVYNYDRGFLNLGPDVAPELQIKAQQETLIKIRETACQQKILDQANEKAVILITELMKNSGFATVEVKTNPSDDCQ, encoded by the coding sequence ATGAATACTTTTAAAACTTTTATGATTAATCCTCGTCTATTTAAAACTACAATGTTTTTAAGTGGTAGTGGTTTTACTTTAGCTATTCTTCTGGGTTTATTTGGTATCTGGAAAACTACAGATAATTTTATTCAAGGAGTGAGTAATCTTTTTCGTCATGAAGTTACCTCTCCTAATGTCACCAATCCTCATGTTATTGTTAAACAAGTACAAATGGTGAGTGAATTAACTACTAGCGTATTTGTCATGGATTCGATCGTACCTACATCCTCAAGTCGTAAAATTGGTAATTGGGTAGTAGGAGAAACTAATTTACTCTATGTAGCCAGAGGAGAGGTTAAAGCAGGATTAGATTTAAGCGCCATAACCGTTGATGATGTTGTCATTGACAAAAATAAAATCACCATCACCTTACCCCCCGTCAAAATTTTAGATGAAAAAATAGACGTAAATCAATCTCAAGTCTATAATTACGATCGAGGTTTTCTGAATTTAGGTCCTGATGTTGCTCCAGAATTACAGATAAAAGCACAACAGGAAACCTTAATAAAGATAAGAGAGACTGCTTGTCAACAGAAAATATTAGATCAAGCTAATGAAAAAGCCGTTATACTCATCACGGAGTTAATGAAAAATAGTGGTTTTGCCACCGTAGAAGTGAAAACAAACCCCAGTGATGATTGTCAGTAA
- a CDS encoding DUF2499 domain-containing protein — protein MHSLSIPTWIVHVSSVIEWIAAIWFVWRYGEVTKDSSWYWLAYGMLPALISAMCACTWHLFDNAESWEWLVTIQALTTVIGNITLCLGAWKIWQSSLKVIDNE, from the coding sequence ATGCACAGTTTATCAATTCCCACATGGATAGTTCATGTTTCTAGTGTTATCGAATGGATTGCAGCAATTTGGTTTGTATGGCGCTATGGAGAAGTTACCAAAGATAGTAGTTGGTATTGGTTAGCCTATGGAATGTTACCAGCTTTAATTAGTGCTATGTGCGCTTGTACATGGCATTTATTCGACAATGCAGAATCTTGGGAATGGTTAGTAACAATTCAAGCCTTAACTACTGTTATCGGCAATATTACTTTGTGTTTGGGGGCGTGGAAAATTTGGCAATCTTCCCTTAAAGTTATTGATAATGAGTAA
- the pstB gene encoding phosphate ABC transporter ATP-binding protein PstB, producing MSNLSSPDLIDEAVLRTENVDVYYGSHKAVAGVNLDIPTNKAIAFIGPSGCGKSTILRCFNRMNDLVASAKIQGRITFRGKNIYNANVDPVKLRSSIGMVFQKPNPFPKSIYENIAWGARINGYKGNMDDLVEQSLRKSALWDEVKDKLRQSGLALSGGQQQRLCIARTIAIQPDVILMDEPCSALDPISTLKVEESIHELKRNYTIIIVTHNMQQASRVSDYTAFFNAKSIDGGSGKLGYLVEYDRTENIFQNPVEQATQEYVSGRFG from the coding sequence ATGAGTAATTTATCCTCCCCAGATTTGATAGACGAGGCAGTTTTAAGGACAGAAAATGTCGATGTGTATTATGGCTCTCACAAAGCCGTTGCTGGAGTAAATTTAGACATTCCTACTAATAAGGCGATCGCATTTATAGGTCCTTCGGGATGTGGCAAAAGTACTATTTTACGATGCTTTAATCGCATGAATGATTTAGTTGCTAGTGCCAAAATTCAAGGTAGAATTACTTTTAGAGGTAAAAATATTTATAATGCTAATGTTGATCCCGTGAAACTAAGAAGTAGCATTGGCATGGTATTTCAAAAACCCAATCCTTTCCCTAAATCTATCTATGAAAATATTGCATGGGGTGCGAGAATTAACGGTTATAAAGGTAATATGGATGATTTAGTAGAACAATCTCTACGGAAATCAGCTTTATGGGATGAAGTTAAAGACAAGTTACGTCAAAGCGGTTTAGCTTTGTCTGGAGGACAACAACAGCGCTTATGTATTGCAAGAACGATCGCTATTCAACCTGATGTTATCTTAATGGATGAACCTTGTTCTGCATTAGACCCTATTTCCACTCTTAAAGTAGAAGAATCTATCCATGAACTAAAAAGAAATTATACCATTATTATTGTTACCCATAATATGCAACAAGCCTCAAGGGTATCAGATTATACTGCTTTTTTCAATGCCAAAAGTATCGATGGCGGTAGTGGAAAACTAGGCTATCTGGTAGAGTACGATCGAACTGAGAATATATTTCAAAATCCTGTCGAACAAGCTACCCAAGAATACGTTAGTGGGCGTTTTGGCTAA
- a CDS encoding DUF3598 family protein: MSQWSYLLKNSGIWKGSFTQFSPDGILIKNTPTELTLEGLNNDKTIRLTVNRLDSGEPPHINEFTALNRNIFLFEEGHFAKGSQQLSPFAIFGAEYGFLELDRRLRMVQLFDKEGNLEQVTLIREFRSHGNGKERSNLTIEQLEGEWQGEALTLYPDWRNTQPYSTNLTIKKEGNRIIQQVKTPELNLNYEGIIEENKITFSQNNQDIRVILLPDGASSTTPLKISHRQQFFVECAWLVEPNLRLRLIRQYDNTGAWVNVTLIKEKKLTKC, from the coding sequence ATGTCTCAGTGGTCATACTTATTAAAAAATTCTGGCATTTGGAAGGGATCATTTACTCAGTTTTCTCCTGATGGAATCCTGATTAAAAACACCCCAACGGAACTCACTTTAGAAGGCTTAAACAACGATAAAACCATACGTTTAACCGTTAATCGCCTCGATAGCGGTGAGCCTCCTCATATTAACGAATTTACCGCCCTTAATCGTAATATTTTTCTTTTTGAAGAAGGTCACTTTGCGAAAGGTTCTCAACAACTTAGCCCTTTTGCCATTTTTGGTGCAGAATACGGCTTTTTAGAACTCGATCGACGTTTAAGAATGGTACAATTATTCGATAAAGAGGGTAATTTAGAACAAGTTACCTTGATTAGAGAATTTCGATCGCATGGTAACGGTAAAGAACGATCGAACCTTACTATAGAACAATTAGAGGGGGAATGGCAAGGAGAGGCTTTAACCTTGTATCCTGATTGGCGAAATACTCAACCTTATTCAACTAATTTAACCATAAAAAAAGAAGGTAATAGAATAATTCAACAGGTAAAAACTCCTGAGTTAAACTTAAATTATGAGGGAATAATTGAAGAAAATAAAATCACTTTTTCCCAAAATAATCAAGATATTAGAGTAATATTATTACCCGATGGAGCGTCTTCCACAACACCCTTAAAAATAAGTCATCGTCAACAATTTTTTGTGGAATGTGCTTGGTTAGTTGAACCTAATTTAAGACTCCGTTTAATTCGTCAATATGACAATACGGGGGCATGGGTTAACGTCACTTTAATTAAAGAAAAAAAGTTAACTAAATGTTAA
- a CDS encoding carbohydrate ABC transporter permease: MVNKRTIEHILIYGLLILIALLMLFPLLWLLSTSFKSAGEDIFSFPPQFIPKQFTLENFTLVWQNYPFGRYLLNSTITAVLTVVLNLLFCSLAAYPLARLDFKGKNFIFALVIATIMIPFQIVMIPLYIFAVQVGLRNNYLGIILPQIASAFGIFLLRQAFQGVPKELEEASRIDGCSELGIWWHIMLPAVRPATITLAIFVFIGSWSDFLWPLIILDRPEYYTLPLGVAGLASSLDLNWRFIAAGSIISIVPVLLLFLLLQKYIIPSAASSGVKG; encoded by the coding sequence ATGGTTAATAAAAGGACGATCGAACATATTTTAATTTATGGTTTATTAATCCTCATAGCCTTATTAATGTTATTTCCTTTACTCTGGTTATTAAGTACTTCCTTTAAGTCTGCGGGAGAAGATATTTTTTCTTTTCCTCCTCAATTTATTCCGAAACAATTTACCTTAGAAAACTTTACTTTAGTTTGGCAAAATTATCCCTTTGGACGTTATTTATTAAACAGCACAATTACTGCAGTTTTAACGGTAGTCTTAAATTTACTATTTTGTTCTTTAGCGGCTTATCCCTTAGCAAGATTAGATTTTAAGGGAAAAAATTTCATATTTGCCTTAGTTATTGCCACAATTATGATCCCTTTTCAAATAGTAATGATTCCTCTCTATATTTTTGCTGTTCAAGTAGGTTTAAGAAATAATTATTTAGGCATTATTTTACCTCAAATTGCCTCTGCTTTTGGTATCTTTTTATTAAGACAAGCCTTTCAAGGTGTACCCAAAGAATTAGAAGAAGCCTCAAGAATCGATGGTTGCAGTGAATTAGGCATTTGGTGGCATATCATGTTACCTGCTGTGCGTCCTGCTACTATTACCTTAGCAATTTTCGTGTTTATCGGTTCATGGAGTGATTTTTTATGGCCTTTAATTATCCTCGATCGACCTGAATATTATACTCTACCATTAGGGGTAGCAGGATTAGCAAGTTCTCTGGATTTGAATTGGCGCTTTATCGCCGCAGGTTCGATTATCTCGATCGTCCCCGTTCTGCTATTATTTTTATTACTGCAAAAATATATTATTCCCAGCGCTGCCAGTAGTGGTGTCAAGGGATAA
- a CDS encoding metal-binding protein: MPSGKTHDRITWYSLPLVIILFAIITRQLDLTLLASIGFIFSGLMFGPDLDIYSVQFQRWGVLRFIWLPYQKKLKHRSIISHGFIIGTIVRILYLSLILFILAIFFVAIAQLILGFSWHWQKFIVYGITIVKNQYWQEVLSLFIGLELGAMSHYLADNIGSWWKSKNKPTKNRQKSVRKNPRRVKTKK; this comes from the coding sequence ATGCCTTCGGGAAAAACTCACGATCGAATCACATGGTACAGTTTACCCTTAGTTATAATCCTTTTTGCCATCATTACCCGACAACTAGATTTAACCTTATTAGCTAGTATCGGTTTTATTTTTAGTGGGTTGATGTTTGGACCTGATTTAGATATTTATTCGGTACAATTTCAGCGTTGGGGAGTATTGCGCTTTATTTGGCTTCCCTATCAAAAAAAATTAAAACATCGATCGATCATCTCTCATGGTTTTATCATAGGTACGATCGTCAGAATTTTATATCTAAGTCTGATACTGTTTATTCTGGCTATTTTTTTTGTGGCTATTGCTCAATTAATTTTAGGTTTTTCTTGGCATTGGCAAAAATTTATAGTTTACGGTATAACTATCGTTAAAAATCAATATTGGCAAGAAGTGTTATCTTTATTTATCGGTTTAGAGTTAGGGGCAATGAGCCATTATTTAGCGGATAATATTGGTAGTTGGTGGAAGTCGAAAAATAAACCTACCAAAAATCGTCAAAAATCCGTGAGAAAAAATCCCAGAAGGGTTAAAACAAAAAAATAG